The Engystomops pustulosus chromosome 7, aEngPut4.maternal, whole genome shotgun sequence DNA window TGGAGGCCTGAGCTGCTGGTGTGTCCAGGTATCCggttagtagtgacctggtggtggCATCTGATAGACCACACAGGAAGCGGAGGAACATCTCACCTCGTCCATCAGGATAGGATTTGGCTTTCTCTAGTGATTTCTGTAACTTCTCAGGAGAATAATCGGCATAATGCACAAAGGCAGAGAAGAATTCCTGGACAGTGAGATGTAAGAAGGAATAGGACACAGGTTCCCCCGATTCCATCAGGAAACTTGATAAGAGCTTTGACTTATTGTCCACATGGAAAGACTCCAGATCCCGACCATCAAATATAATCGTGTGATTCATGACCCCATGTTCTGCCATCCATCCGATGGACTGCAGGAGCTTCTGGGCGCCACTTTTCTCCAGGCTGTGATTGGACAGGATGTTGGCGACAAATATGGCAAAGAGCTGGGTCACGGTTCTGGGTAATAATGAGACCTGCTGGTCACTACTTGTGGTCTGGAAGCTCCTGGATAATACTGTACAGATGATCCAGCAGTAGGACGGGAGGTAACAGAACGTGTACAATGTGTCATTCTGCCTCACATAGGTAAAAGCCTTTTCTGCCAGTTCAGGATCATGGAAGAAATTGTCAAAGTAAATCTTTCTTTCTTCTGTGAAGAATCCACTGATTTCTACCATTCGCTGGAAATCCCTACAATCCATTGATGCCAGTCTGGTCGGGCGACTGGTCATCAGAACAGAACAACCATTAAGAAGAGACTTTCCCaccaaactgaccacaatgtgaccACAACGTTCCGGCTGTTTAGGGTCGGAGCACAAGTGACGGGATGTGAAATCCATTGTCTGATTGCTTTCATCTAATCCATCAAATATAAAGAGAAGTTTCTCTGGATCTTGTAGGATGTTCCCGAGCTGCTGCCACAGATGTGGGTATTGAAGAAGGATCAGGGTCTCCAGACTAACCTTATCCAGTTTGTTGAGTTCTCGAAATTTGAAGAAGAAGACAAAAGAGAATCTTTGATAGAGATCGCCCTTCACCCAGTCATAGACAATCTTCTGCATCAGCGTGGTCTTCCCTACCCCGGGCACTCCGCTCACCAGCACCATATGTGGTACCAGTCTGGACCGGTGGCACCAGCGGAACATCTTGTTGGGGGAAATACGTTGTAATTCATGATGTTTCTTCTTTACATATTCCTCATGTCTTGCCCCGGTCTCTATGAGCTCATTCTCAGAGCGTTCCCTAAAGTGATGAGTGGAGACAAGGATGAGGGTCACATAACGTGTGCAGAAGggaaaactctcctcctcctggttaCATCTCGGAGGTTTGTTCTCTACAAGTTTCTCCGTTTTCTCATATAAATGTTTCTTGTGATGGTTCTGGATTTCTATTGAGCAAAAAAGAAAATGATGGTGAATATAAGAGGCGAATATAGAAGAACAAAGCAGAAATACAATGATGTTGTCTCGATGAGTATGTCTACAAGCAAAATAAATGGCCGTTAAAAACTGGAAAACATCGGTCTGGAGTCCACAGATGTCTGGATTATGACcaatcaaaaatctgatgtaaatacttttgtgtaaaaactataaaaacaataaaacaatactcaggtaggctgtggcgttgtaccaaggggcccaaagagtgccaagaaaatattccccacaccatgacaccaccaccaccagcctgacccgctgatacaaggcaggatggatccatgccttcatgttgttgatgcaaaattctgaccctaccatccgaatgtcgcagcagaaatcgagactcatcagacccggcaacgtttttccaatcttctactgtccaatttcgatgagcttgtgcaaattgtagccttagtttcctgttcttagctgaaaggagtggcacctggtgtggtcttctgctgctgtagcccatctgcctcaaagttggatgtactgtgcgttaagagatgctcttctgcctaccttggttgtaacgggtggcgatttgagtcactgttgcctatctatcagctcgaaccagtctgcccattctcctctgacctctggcatcaacaaggcatttccgcccacagaactgccgctcactggatgttttttctttttcggaccattctctgtaaaccc harbors:
- the LOC140069148 gene encoding NACHT, LRR and PYD domains-containing protein 12-like, translating into MNIISPSDDAETQKFYQQLCHYPHHVLRMTYEYFQEDLLYIVENWRSSSLLHELISRNIPGLEKYLNLGHDRKTLARTLLQEIFGRGAEAVITLWVSLHVLRKDHGSPVLDAVLEELGHRGEDLPGEILLDEEGHNLPPALREIQNHHKKHLYEKTEKLVENKPPRCNQEEESFPFCTRYVTLILVSTHHFRERSENELIETGARHEEYVKKKHHELQRISPNKMFRWCHRSRLVPHMVLVSGVPGVGKTTLMQKIVYDWVKGDLYQRFSFVFFFKFRELNKLDKVSLETLILLQYPHLWQQLGNILQDPEKLLFIFDGLDESNQTMDFTSRHLCSDPKQPERCGHIVVSLVGKSLLNGCSVLMTSRPTRLASMDCRDFQRMVEISGFFTEERKIYFDNFFHDPELAEKAFTYVRQNDTLYTFCYLPSYCWIICTVLSRSFQTTSSDQQVSLLPRTVTQLFAIFVANILSNHSLEKSGAQKLLQSIGWMAEHGVMNHTIIFDGRDLESFHVDNKSKLLSSFLMESGEPVSYSFLHLTVQEFFSAFVHYADYSPEKLQKSLEKAKSYPDGRGEMFLRFLCGLSDATTRSLLTGYLDTPAAQASRDVITWLKNFITEEQRQNNYSTQEQSVMESKNQKQCLLRTLWYLFEARNKVLVQESLKSHRRFDLSNITISALDCTVLSFIMECCSHIEGLDLSRCSITPEGLERLAPGLHNLRSLRLVGNNLPDTSSVPLASMMRNNPGLRLLDLSHNRLSGRDFSLLLEALSGSIETLRLAGNDLTEMSCMQLASVIRNKTNLKRLVLSDNHLSGPHLGDLLESLSSPSCRIEQLLLWNNKFTKEEKEEIEKLKKRKPDMEIRY